Proteins from one Streptomyces sp. NBC_00289 genomic window:
- the argC gene encoding N-acetyl-gamma-glutamyl-phosphate reductase, giving the protein MAVRAAVAGASGYAGGELLRLLLSHPEVEIGALTGNSNAGQRLGGLQPHLLPLADRVLAETTPGVLAGHDVVFLALPHGQSAAVAEQLGPDVLVVDMGADFRLKDAGDWERFYGSPHAGTWPYGLPELPGARAALEGSKRIAVPGCYPTAVSLALFPAYAAGLAAAEAVIVAASGTSGAGKAAKPHLLGSEVMGSMSPYGVGGVHRHTPEMIQNLSAAAGEPVSVSFTPTLAPMPRGILATCSAKAAEGVTGEVLRAAYEKAFADEPFVHLLPEGQWPATASVYGSNAVQVQVAHDEAAGRIIAISAIDNLTKGTAGGAVQSMNIALGLDETTGLSTIGVAP; this is encoded by the coding sequence ATGGCGGTACGTGCGGCAGTGGCCGGAGCGAGCGGGTACGCGGGCGGAGAGCTCCTGCGTCTGCTCCTGTCTCACCCCGAGGTCGAGATCGGCGCCCTGACCGGCAACTCCAACGCGGGTCAGCGCCTCGGCGGACTGCAGCCGCACCTGCTGCCGCTGGCCGACCGCGTCCTCGCCGAGACGACCCCCGGCGTCCTCGCCGGACACGACGTCGTCTTCCTCGCACTCCCGCACGGCCAGTCCGCCGCAGTCGCCGAGCAGCTCGGCCCGGACGTCCTCGTCGTCGACATGGGCGCCGACTTCCGGCTGAAGGACGCGGGCGACTGGGAGCGGTTCTACGGCTCCCCGCACGCCGGAACCTGGCCCTACGGCCTGCCCGAACTGCCGGGTGCCCGCGCCGCGCTGGAGGGGTCCAAGCGCATCGCGGTGCCCGGCTGCTACCCGACCGCCGTCTCCCTCGCGCTCTTCCCGGCGTACGCGGCCGGGCTCGCCGCCGCCGAGGCCGTGATCGTCGCCGCGTCCGGCACGTCCGGCGCGGGCAAGGCGGCCAAGCCCCACCTGCTGGGCAGCGAGGTCATGGGGTCCATGTCGCCGTACGGGGTCGGCGGGGTCCACCGGCACACCCCCGAGATGATCCAGAACCTCTCGGCGGCCGCCGGCGAGCCCGTGTCCGTCTCCTTCACGCCGACCCTCGCGCCGATGCCCCGCGGCATCCTCGCCACGTGCAGCGCGAAGGCCGCCGAAGGGGTCACCGGCGAGGTGCTGCGGGCCGCCTACGAGAAGGCGTTCGCCGACGAGCCCTTCGTCCACCTGCTGCCCGAGGGGCAGTGGCCCGCGACGGCGTCCGTCTACGGTTCCAACGCCGTTCAGGTGCAGGTCGCACACGACGAGGCCGCGGGCCGCATCATCGCGATCAGCGCCATCGACAACCTGACCAAGGGCACCGCGGGCGGTGCCGTCCAGAGCATGAACATCGCCCTCGGGCTCGACGAGACCACCGGGCTGTCCACGATCGGGGTCGCACCGTGA